In uncultured Desulfobacter sp., one DNA window encodes the following:
- the rffA gene encoding dTDP-4-amino-4,6-dideoxygalactose transaminase: protein MQTAIPYNRPFIAGKELYNIAQAVIKHGHLAGDGYFTKQCQAWLQNRLGSPALLTHSCTAALEMAAILTDIRPGDEVIMPSYTFVSTANAFVLRGGVPVFIDIRQDTLNIDETLIEPAVTDRTKAIVPVHYAGVPCAMNEIMDIADRHGLMVIEDAAQALLSSDNNRFLGTIGDMGTLSFHETKNIISGEGGALLVNNPALLDRAYMIWEKGTNRRQFFQGQVDKYTWVDIGSSFLPSDMTAAFLYAQLEQAEVIIQKRRELCDHYRVRLGLLEEKGLIRLAHGESASGSHNGHIFYMITRDLDERSRLITCLGNENIHAVFHYIPLHSSPAGKKFGRVSGDLKHTQDLSERVLRLPLYYEMSLDDVDRVADVICSFYNCG from the coding sequence ATGCAAACTGCAATTCCCTACAACAGGCCTTTTATTGCCGGAAAAGAGCTTTACAATATTGCCCAGGCTGTTATCAAGCACGGTCATCTGGCAGGAGACGGTTATTTCACAAAGCAGTGCCAGGCCTGGCTGCAGAACCGCCTGGGAAGTCCGGCGCTTTTGACCCATTCCTGCACAGCCGCCCTTGAGATGGCCGCAATCCTAACGGATATTCGTCCTGGTGATGAAGTTATCATGCCCTCCTACACCTTTGTTTCTACAGCTAATGCTTTTGTGCTGCGGGGAGGTGTGCCTGTTTTTATAGATATCCGGCAGGATACACTAAACATTGATGAAACTTTAATTGAACCGGCCGTGACGGACAGGACAAAAGCCATTGTACCTGTACATTATGCCGGCGTGCCTTGTGCCATGAATGAGATAATGGATATTGCGGACAGACATGGGCTCATGGTTATTGAGGATGCTGCCCAAGCGCTGCTTTCCTCGGACAACAATCGTTTTTTAGGCACCATAGGAGATATGGGCACCTTAAGTTTTCATGAAACCAAAAATATTATCAGCGGCGAAGGTGGGGCGCTTTTGGTCAACAACCCGGCTCTGTTGGACCGTGCCTATATGATTTGGGAAAAGGGCACCAATAGACGACAGTTTTTCCAGGGCCAGGTGGATAAATACACCTGGGTGGATATCGGATCCTCTTTTCTGCCGTCGGATATGACGGCGGCATTTCTATATGCCCAGCTTGAGCAGGCTGAAGTCATTATTCAAAAAAGGCGAGAGCTCTGCGACCATTACCGGGTGAGGCTGGGCCTACTGGAAGAAAAGGGTCTTATTCGTCTGGCCCATGGGGAATCCGCATCAGGCAGCCATAACGGACATATTTTTTATATGATCACCAGGGACTTGGATGAACGATCCCGATTAATAACCTGTCTTGGAAATGAAAATATTCACGCCGTATTTCATTATATCCCGCTGCATTCGTCTCCTGCCGGAAAAAAATTCGGCAGGGTTTCCGGGGATTTGAAACATACACAGGATTTGAGTGAAAGGGTATTGCGGTTGCCGCTTTACTATGAAATGAGTTTGGATGATGTGGACAGAGTAGCAGATGTTATCTGCTCTTTTTATAACTGCGGATAG
- a CDS encoding ABC transporter ATP-binding protein yields the protein MIFPENKSPYILNLQHVCFSVKTGFFLKKKTILNDICLKVEHGSVVGMIGANGAGKTTTLNLAAGILFPSSGKAFFQDMPVHALNVKKQIGYLAEIQHPFRHLKVIEWLKMLGNLSGIHGNNLTHRLEVLLDLFELNDMKQKFLHKLSKGQLQRLSFAQTLIHNPKILILDEPMSGLDTYWRSVILACLKQYKQTGGSIIFSSHVLTDVQEIADEICCIDQGRIKWTCGVEKLKEHLHTTSPNKKFKAIFQGTTESTKRARK from the coding sequence ATGATTTTTCCTGAAAATAAAAGCCCATATATTCTAAATTTGCAGCATGTTTGTTTTTCAGTTAAAACTGGTTTTTTTTTAAAAAAAAAGACCATTCTAAATGACATTTGCCTAAAGGTTGAACACGGCTCTGTCGTTGGCATGATCGGAGCCAACGGGGCGGGTAAAACCACCACATTGAATCTTGCTGCCGGAATATTATTTCCGTCATCCGGGAAAGCCTTTTTCCAGGATATGCCGGTCCATGCCCTGAACGTAAAAAAACAAATCGGCTACCTGGCTGAAATTCAGCATCCCTTCAGGCATCTTAAAGTAATTGAATGGCTTAAGATGCTGGGCAACTTGTCAGGAATTCACGGCAATAACCTGACCCACAGGTTAGAGGTGTTGCTGGATCTGTTTGAATTAAATGACATGAAACAAAAATTTTTACACAAACTATCCAAAGGCCAGCTCCAGCGACTGAGTTTTGCCCAGACGTTGATCCATAATCCTAAAATATTGATCCTGGATGAACCCATGAGCGGGCTTGACACATATTGGCGAAGTGTCATCCTGGCCTGCTTGAAACAATATAAGCAAACGGGCGGCAGTATCATATTCAGCTCCCATGTATTAACCGATGTACAGGAAATAGCTGATGAGATTTGCTGTATAGATCAAGGAAGGATAAAATGGACTTGCGGTGTAGAAAAGCTGAAAGAGCATTTACACACAACGTCACCAAATAAAAAATTCAAAGCCATATTTCAGGGAACCACGGAAAGCACAAAAAGAGCACGGAAATGA
- a CDS encoding glycosyltransferase family 2 protein, translating to MSEEVHISIVSPVYRSENIVLELVKQIKKNVLPITKDFEIILINDASPDNSWQKITDECQKDKRVKGINLSRNFGQHYAITAGLNYASGEWIVVMDCDLQDRPDEIPNLYQKAREGYDSVFAQRSARNDSFVKRSLSQIFYYFFSYLTDTKQDAAIANFGIYNKKVIHAILSMKDQIRFFPTMVQWVGFKQYHLPVKHAKRFEGKSTYNFKGLFQLAINSILAFSDKPLRLTVKIGFFTTILSLLTIIVYFFMYLSGSIQVLGFTSLILSSWFLSGVIIFILGFLGLYIGKIFEKVKDRPTFIVNEVINIDE from the coding sequence ATGTCAGAAGAAGTACATATATCAATTGTTTCACCGGTATACAGGTCAGAAAATATAGTTCTGGAACTTGTAAAACAAATAAAAAAAAATGTTTTACCCATTACCAAAGATTTTGAAATAATTCTTATAAATGATGCTTCGCCCGATAACTCATGGCAGAAGATAACAGACGAATGTCAAAAAGACAAACGGGTAAAAGGCATAAATTTAAGTCGCAATTTCGGGCAACATTATGCCATTACTGCCGGGTTAAATTATGCATCTGGCGAATGGATTGTTGTTATGGACTGTGATTTGCAAGATAGACCGGATGAAATCCCTAATTTGTACCAAAAAGCACGGGAAGGTTATGATAGTGTTTTTGCTCAAAGATCGGCCCGTAACGACTCCTTTGTTAAAAGAAGCCTTTCTCAAATTTTTTATTATTTTTTTAGCTATTTAACAGATACAAAGCAAGATGCAGCTATTGCAAACTTTGGGATTTATAATAAAAAAGTAATTCATGCCATACTATCCATGAAAGACCAAATTCGATTTTTTCCGACCATGGTGCAATGGGTTGGTTTTAAACAATATCATTTGCCCGTTAAACACGCCAAGCGTTTTGAAGGGAAATCTACATATAATTTTAAGGGGTTATTCCAGCTTGCAATTAACTCTATCCTGGCATTTTCAGATAAACCATTACGATTAACAGTGAAAATTGGATTTTTTACTACGATTCTTTCATTATTGACGATCATTGTGTATTTTTTTATGTATCTGAGTGGCTCAATTCAAGTTCTTGGCTTTACGAGTTTGATTCTCTCTTCCTGGTTTTTATCTGGCGTTATCATTTTTATATTAGGTTTTCTTGGGCTGTATATCGGAAAAATTTTTGAAAAGGTTAAAGACCGTCCGACTTTTATCGTCAATGAAGTTATCAATATAGACGAATAG
- a CDS encoding FdtA/QdtA family cupin domain-containing protein produces the protein MKATTVYNCPVIDLPKVENRAGSITAINAMADISFDIARVYYLYDVPGGATRGGHAHYRLQQLLVAASGSFEVVLDDGVNKRKVFLNRPYQGLLITRMIWREIENFSSGGICLVLASEKYDPEDYIRDLNLFYTLKNSQ, from the coding sequence ATGAAAGCTACAACAGTGTATAACTGCCCGGTCATTGACCTGCCCAAAGTGGAAAACCGAGCCGGCAGCATCACTGCGATCAATGCTATGGCTGACATCTCTTTTGACATTGCCCGTGTGTACTATTTGTACGACGTTCCCGGGGGGGCAACTCGTGGCGGCCATGCCCATTACCGGCTTCAACAATTATTGGTTGCCGCTAGCGGTAGCTTTGAAGTTGTTCTTGATGACGGTGTCAATAAACGCAAAGTCTTTTTAAACCGTCCCTACCAGGGTTTGCTGATCACCCGTATGATCTGGAGGGAAATTGAAAATTTTTCTTCCGGGGGTATTTGTCTGGTTTTGGCATCTGAAAAATATGATCCAGAAGACTATATTAGAGATCTTAATCTATTTTACACACTGAAAAATTCGCAATGA
- a CDS encoding glycosyltransferase family 2 protein: MPDTINALLDRSTIVIPAKNEAKGLETLLPDLLKHAKGARIIVVDDGSIDGTADICETYGVKTIRHLHSKGNGASIKNGARHADSEILIFMDADSQHDPKYIRPLLEQLADGADMAIGARNNGSQASLSRLAANNFYNLMASWMVNEKVPDLTSGFRAVYRDKFLEFLDLLPNGFSYPTTITIAFFRAGYTVAYVPIKAKKRLGKSHVDIKKDGIRFLLIIFKIGTLYSPLKVFFPVSAGIFSTGMFYYLYTFLTAGRFTNMSALLFTSSIIIFLMGLVAEQINNLQYSLLSKNKG, encoded by the coding sequence ATGCCAGATACAATAAACGCGTTGCTCGACAGATCGACCATTGTTATTCCGGCAAAAAACGAGGCCAAAGGACTTGAAACGCTCCTGCCCGACCTCTTGAAACATGCCAAAGGTGCCAGGATTATTGTTGTTGATGACGGCTCCATAGACGGCACCGCAGATATCTGCGAAACATACGGCGTGAAAACCATTCGCCACCTGCACAGCAAAGGCAACGGCGCTTCCATAAAAAATGGTGCCAGGCACGCGGATAGTGAAATTCTCATCTTTATGGATGCCGATAGCCAACATGACCCCAAATACATCCGGCCCCTCCTGGAACAATTGGCCGATGGTGCGGACATGGCCATCGGCGCTCGGAATAACGGTTCTCAAGCCAGCCTGAGCCGACTGGCAGCTAATAATTTTTACAATCTTATGGCAAGCTGGATGGTAAACGAAAAGGTGCCAGACCTAACCTCAGGGTTTCGGGCGGTCTACCGGGATAAATTCTTGGAGTTTCTGGATCTCTTACCCAACGGCTTTTCATACCCCACCACCATCACCATCGCCTTTTTCAGGGCCGGCTACACAGTGGCCTATGTTCCCATAAAGGCGAAAAAACGCTTGGGCAAAAGTCATGTTGATATTAAAAAGGACGGCATCCGATTCCTGCTGATTATTTTTAAAATCGGGACCCTGTATTCCCCGCTGAAAGTCTTTTTTCCGGTCAGCGCCGGTATTTTTTCCACCGGGATGTTTTATTATCTGTACACATTCCTGACAGCCGGTCGGTTTACCAATATGTCTGCCCTGCTGTTTACATCCTCCATAATTATTTTCTTGATGGGACTTGTGGCGGAGCAGATCAACAATCTCCAATATTCCCTGTTGTCTAAAAACAAGGGATAA
- a CDS encoding prepilin-type N-terminal cleavage/methylation domain-containing protein produces the protein MKKTLTSKKGFTLIELMIVVAIIGILAAIAIPNFMAYQCKAKQSEAKSNLGNIHVMEEAYFAEHDTYEGLPTIGFDTKGSSRYDYSASYTTSVFTATASGNVDDDADVDTWTINQDKTLSNSNDCN, from the coding sequence ATGAAAAAAACTTTAACCAGCAAAAAAGGTTTTACCCTGATTGAGCTCATGATCGTTGTTGCGATCATCGGAATCTTGGCAGCTATTGCCATTCCCAATTTTATGGCGTATCAGTGCAAAGCCAAACAATCCGAGGCCAAAAGTAATCTTGGCAACATTCATGTCATGGAAGAGGCATATTTCGCTGAACATGATACATACGAGGGATTACCCACCATTGGATTTGACACCAAGGGGAGCTCAAGGTACGATTATAGTGCATCATATACGACGAGTGTTTTCACTGCGACCGCCTCCGGCAATGTTGATGATGATGCTGATGTTGACACATGGACAATAAACCAAGATAAAACGCTGTCTAATTCGAATGATTGTAACTAA
- a CDS encoding ABC transporter ATP-binding protein: protein MNQMNDDVLVRCEHVSKKFCRGLKRSLWYGVQDICAEINPLRDNNTALGKGNIPELRKDEFWAVNDVSFELKRGECLGLIGYNGAGKSTLLKMLNGLIKLDHGRITMKGRIGALIELNAGFNPILTGRENVYIYGAILGFTKEEIDSKYEAIVEFAEMVDFMGMPFRSYSSGMKVRLGFAVAAQMEPDVLIIDEVLAVGDVGFRSRCFNAINSIQKKAAIIFVSHAMPQIARMCTKLIVLNKGDVLFQGKDVPQGIEMYYSNFDSEKSNISGSGRAKIMNIRLFSQGRGEERDKRFVITYLQDMMIEMDLEIDPSIKVGNVNIAVFDKELRGVAQVYSLNSDFRLLNDREKMSIRVSIPELNLNPGIYTLSFIITDEQRGETLINHHAVKDFQVIGSFIGFTPVQIRGQWSRTDSTN, encoded by the coding sequence ATGAATCAAATGAATGATGATGTCCTGGTAAGATGCGAACATGTATCAAAGAAGTTCTGTAGGGGACTGAAACGCTCTCTCTGGTATGGGGTTCAGGATATCTGTGCGGAAATCAACCCTCTCCGGGACAATAACACGGCCCTTGGAAAAGGAAATATTCCGGAACTGAGAAAAGATGAATTCTGGGCGGTCAACGACGTTTCTTTTGAATTGAAACGGGGGGAATGTTTAGGGCTGATCGGTTATAATGGGGCCGGAAAGAGTACCCTGCTCAAGATGCTCAACGGTCTTATTAAACTGGACCATGGCAGAATTACAATGAAAGGCCGCATTGGTGCATTAATCGAACTTAATGCCGGATTCAATCCTATTCTTACAGGCCGGGAGAATGTTTATATTTACGGTGCTATTCTGGGTTTTACCAAGGAAGAGATTGACAGCAAATACGAGGCGATTGTCGAGTTTGCTGAGATGGTCGATTTCATGGGGATGCCGTTTAGATCCTACAGTTCGGGTATGAAAGTAAGGCTGGGGTTTGCCGTGGCTGCCCAGATGGAGCCGGATGTACTGATCATTGATGAGGTTTTGGCGGTGGGTGATGTGGGATTCAGATCCCGCTGTTTTAATGCCATTAATTCCATACAAAAAAAAGCTGCCATAATTTTTGTGAGTCATGCCATGCCGCAGATTGCACGAATGTGTACAAAATTAATAGTGTTGAACAAAGGGGATGTCTTGTTTCAGGGAAAAGACGTACCTCAAGGAATAGAGATGTATTACTCTAATTTTGACAGTGAAAAAAGCAATATATCCGGCAGCGGCAGGGCGAAAATTATGAATATCCGTCTTTTTTCACAAGGACGGGGCGAGGAACGTGATAAACGATTTGTCATAACTTACCTCCAGGACATGATGATCGAGATGGACCTGGAAATTGATCCTTCCATTAAAGTTGGAAATGTAAATATCGCTGTTTTTGACAAAGAATTAAGGGGGGTTGCCCAGGTTTACTCCCTGAACAGTGATTTCAGGCTGCTCAATGACAGGGAAAAAATGTCCATAAGGGTCAGCATTCCAGAGCTGAATCTGAATCCCGGCATTTACACTCTTTCTTTCATAATCACCGATGAGCAAAGGGGAGAGACGCTGATCAACCACCATGCAGTAAAAGATTTCCAGGTTATTGGCTCATTCATAGGATTCACGCCGGTTCAGATTCGGGGCCAATGGTCAAGAACTGACTCAACCAATTAA
- a CDS encoding GNAT family N-acetyltransferase gives MNLLYLQWDSQFFGLKIGKIVCNNENYTNELNQLVNLAKRMDYSLVYVFSLEHILLNEKELLKHNALLVDRKIVYQLKTNKKMVKNDDCIFDYSKKQISKDLLNLTYKSGQYSRFLLDKKLPENAFENLYKAWIEKSLSKEIADKVFVAQINHIVIGFATLKIKDGKGQIGLIAVSEQAQGQKIGSKLIDACILYLQEKSINKLIVHTQLANTQACGFYENYGFKKELITNIYHFWI, from the coding sequence ATGAATTTACTATATCTTCAATGGGATAGTCAGTTTTTTGGTTTGAAAATTGGGAAGATTGTTTGCAATAATGAAAATTATACGAATGAATTAAATCAACTTGTGAATTTAGCTAAGCGAATGGATTATTCGCTTGTATATGTTTTTTCGTTAGAACATATTCTCTTGAATGAAAAAGAGCTACTTAAACATAATGCATTGTTGGTTGATAGGAAAATAGTCTATCAGCTTAAAACCAATAAAAAAATGGTCAAAAATGATGATTGTATTTTTGATTATAGTAAAAAACAAATATCTAAAGACTTATTGAATTTGACTTATAAAAGCGGCCAGTATTCTCGGTTTTTATTAGATAAAAAATTGCCGGAGAATGCATTTGAAAATTTATATAAAGCGTGGATAGAAAAATCGCTTTCAAAAGAAATTGCGGATAAGGTTTTTGTTGCCCAAATTAATCATATAGTTATAGGTTTTGCCACATTAAAAATAAAAGATGGAAAAGGGCAAATTGGTTTAATAGCAGTTTCAGAGCAAGCACAAGGCCAAAAAATTGGTTCAAAATTAATTGATGCTTGTATTTTATATTTGCAAGAAAAATCAATAAATAAACTAATTGTTCACACTCAATTGGCCAATACCCAAGCTTGTGGGTTTTATGAAAATTATGGTTTTAAAAAAGAATTAATAACAAATATATATCATTTTTGGATATGA
- a CDS encoding class I SAM-dependent methyltransferase, with protein sequence MYREDPESFFNDVIHSDAENETQLINQCWPLFWSKYHYNLVENGIMEIIMKYNLSATGSAILDIGSGTGHWIDFYRSYFDPSCIWSIDFASGPLEKLKQKYENVVSFLHWDISAAIPDIISAERFDIINAIGIIFHIVDDIKWEKAIENLSALLSDKGVLIIGGDFGPTTLERGIMRKTHSLDEWEKLVQTLGLKIIEVKRHDWWAGADNDGITDNLLAIKAR encoded by the coding sequence ATGTATCGTGAGGATCCTGAAAGTTTTTTCAACGATGTTATCCATTCGGATGCTGAAAATGAAACGCAGCTGATCAATCAGTGCTGGCCGTTATTCTGGAGCAAGTACCATTATAATCTGGTGGAAAACGGCATCATGGAAATCATCATGAAATATAATTTATCTGCCACAGGTTCTGCCATACTGGACATTGGTAGCGGGACAGGTCATTGGATTGATTTTTATAGGTCGTACTTTGATCCATCTTGTATCTGGAGCATTGATTTTGCTTCCGGTCCGCTGGAGAAATTAAAACAAAAGTATGAAAATGTCGTTTCTTTCCTGCACTGGGACATTTCCGCTGCTATTCCGGATATCATTAGTGCCGAACGGTTTGATATCATCAATGCCATCGGCATCATTTTTCATATAGTTGATGACATTAAATGGGAAAAGGCCATTGAAAATTTATCTGCTTTACTGTCCGACAAGGGTGTTTTGATCATCGGTGGCGATTTCGGTCCAACGACCCTGGAAAGAGGAATCATGAGAAAAACCCATTCACTTGATGAATGGGAAAAGTTGGTCCAAACCCTTGGATTGAAGATCATTGAAGTCAAGCGCCATGATTGGTGGGCTGGTGCGGATAATGATGGAATCACCGACAACCTGCTGGCAATAAAAGCAAGGTAA
- a CDS encoding ABC transporter permease, giving the protein MKGMARDLAASRELAWRLFLRNISAKYRQTFMGYLWAVFPPLLTSAIWIFLNSQKILNFSETDIPYPLYVLVGTIIWQVFVNAINIPILVVRDSASMIAKINFPREALILAAFFEILFNLAIQLILLAAVFLYFRVSVSIQCIWAFGGLLSVIMAGMMTGILLTPLSILYGDIQQGLPMILQPLFYLTPIVYSPPETGIGAILATINPISPLIRFTRELITTGEFVCSASTLIISVFTGIMLLFGWILYRVAMPHLVERISA; this is encoded by the coding sequence ATGAAAGGTATGGCCCGGGACCTTGCCGCTTCCCGGGAACTGGCATGGCGGCTTTTTTTGAGAAACATTTCCGCTAAATACCGTCAGACCTTTATGGGTTACCTGTGGGCAGTGTTCCCGCCCCTGCTGACCTCGGCCATCTGGATTTTTCTCAACTCACAAAAAATATTGAATTTCAGTGAAACGGATATCCCTTACCCCCTGTACGTCCTTGTGGGCACCATTATTTGGCAGGTGTTTGTTAACGCCATCAACATCCCCATCCTGGTGGTCAGGGACTCTGCTTCCATGATTGCAAAAATCAATTTTCCCAGGGAAGCCCTGATCCTGGCCGCATTTTTTGAGATTTTGTTTAATCTTGCCATCCAGTTGATCCTGCTTGCCGCAGTTTTCCTCTATTTCCGGGTTTCGGTATCCATTCAGTGCATCTGGGCCTTTGGCGGATTGTTATCCGTGATCATGGCCGGGATGATGACCGGCATTCTGCTAACCCCTTTAAGTATTTTATACGGGGATATCCAGCAGGGCCTGCCTATGATTCTCCAGCCTCTGTTTTATTTGACCCCCATTGTATATTCCCCCCCGGAAACCGGTATAGGCGCAATCCTGGCAACGATCAATCCCATCTCTCCCCTGATCCGGTTCACCCGGGAACTGATCACTACAGGAGAGTTTGTCTGCTCGGCATCAACTCTCATCATTTCAGTCTTTACCGGCATAATGCTGCTGTTTGGCTGGATACTTTACAGGGTGGCAATGCCCCATCTTGTGGAGCGGATCTCAGCATAA
- a CDS encoding sigma-54 dependent transcriptional regulator translates to MADAHSILVVDDELSMREFLEMLLAKKGYQVSLAKNGKQALNNIKQKKYDLVLTDIRLGDITGLDVLRAVKKEHPDTVVIMISAYATTEIAVEAMNEGAYDFVPKPFDNNELSATIAKALELLTLDQEKALRSSELRSHLHFNRIIGDSSGMQAIYKRIRQISPTKTNVLITGESGTGKELIARAIHDNSERKDKPFVVVNCGGIPDTLMESEFFGHVKGSFTGAVADKPGLFDAANTGTIFLDEIGELSTFLQVKLLRAVQETRFTPVGGTKEFEVDVRIISATNKKLEQEVIDGNFREDLFFRLNVIPIKVPPLRDRKVDIELLAAHFVKKYSEKLGKDIVKLSSYAIDFLNQYSFPGNVRELENLIERSVALSSTNIILPESLTISSHKRRRWIEGIENSRFDLEDVAFGVDIDKIMSDIEESYIKKAMEVAMGNKSKAAELLNLSLRSFRYRLDKTMPEKNESGNSDAG, encoded by the coding sequence GAGTTCCTGGAGATGCTCCTGGCTAAAAAAGGGTATCAAGTCTCGCTTGCTAAAAACGGCAAGCAGGCTCTCAACAACATTAAACAGAAAAAATACGATTTAGTGCTTACCGATATTCGTTTAGGCGATATTACCGGTCTGGATGTGTTGCGGGCTGTGAAAAAAGAGCACCCGGATACCGTGGTAATTATGATCTCAGCCTATGCCACAACGGAAATCGCTGTGGAGGCAATGAACGAGGGGGCTTACGATTTTGTGCCCAAGCCCTTTGACAACAATGAGCTTAGCGCCACCATTGCCAAGGCCCTGGAACTTTTGACCCTGGACCAGGAGAAGGCTCTCCGGTCGTCTGAGCTTAGATCCCATCTTCATTTCAACCGCATCATCGGCGACAGTTCCGGCATGCAGGCAATTTATAAGCGAATCCGGCAAATTAGTCCTACTAAAACCAATGTGTTGATCACCGGTGAAAGCGGAACCGGCAAAGAGCTTATAGCCCGGGCCATCCATGATAATTCTGAGCGCAAGGACAAGCCCTTTGTCGTGGTTAATTGTGGCGGAATTCCGGATACGTTGATGGAAAGCGAGTTTTTTGGCCATGTCAAAGGCTCGTTTACCGGAGCTGTGGCAGACAAGCCGGGATTGTTTGACGCTGCCAATACGGGTACGATTTTCCTGGATGAGATAGGCGAACTCTCCACTTTTTTGCAGGTAAAGCTTTTGCGTGCCGTACAGGAAACCCGGTTCACGCCTGTGGGTGGGACAAAGGAATTTGAAGTGGATGTCCGTATCATTTCAGCCACCAATAAAAAATTGGAGCAGGAAGTCATTGACGGCAATTTTAGAGAAGATCTGTTTTTTCGGCTGAACGTCATTCCCATCAAGGTGCCGCCGCTGCGGGATAGAAAAGTAGATATTGAATTGCTTGCGGCCCATTTCGTGAAGAAATATTCGGAGAAATTGGGCAAGGACATCGTAAAGCTGTCTTCCTATGCCATTGATTTTTTGAACCAGTATTCTTTCCCCGGCAATGTCCGGGAGCTTGAGAATCTGATTGAACGATCAGTTGCCCTGTCCTCAACCAATATCATCCTACCTGAAAGCCTGACCATCTCTTCGCATAAACGGCGGCGCTGGATTGAGGGAATTGAAAATAGCCGCTTTGATTTAGAAGACGTCGCATTCGGTGTGGACATAGATAAAATTATGTCTGACATTGAAGAGTCTTACATTAAAAAAGCCATGGAGGTAGCCATGGGCAACAAAAGTAAAGCAGCCGAGCTTTTAAATTTAAGCTTAAGGTCTTTCAGGTATCGCTTGGACAAAACCATGCCCGAAAAAAACGAATCCGGGAATAGTGATGCTGGTTAA
- a CDS encoding FdtA/QdtA family cupin domain-containing protein produces MQGREKVTVDDCRIIKLPKIHDPRGNLSFIEEENHIPFKIARSYWIYDVPGGQVRGSHAYRELKEFIVAISGSFDVIIDDGRKQKTFQLNRSYYGLFVPNLLWRSLENFSTNSLCLVLASLHYSEADYIRDYNTFLNIRL; encoded by the coding sequence ATGCAAGGCAGGGAAAAAGTTACCGTAGATGATTGCCGCATCATCAAGCTTCCTAAAATTCATGATCCCCGTGGAAATCTGTCGTTTATTGAAGAGGAGAACCACATACCGTTTAAGATTGCTCGTTCCTACTGGATTTATGACGTCCCGGGCGGCCAGGTAAGGGGAAGCCATGCCTATAGGGAATTGAAGGAATTCATTGTGGCCATCTCAGGAAGTTTTGATGTTATTATTGATGATGGCCGGAAACAGAAGACGTTCCAGCTCAATCGGTCCTATTACGGTTTGTTTGTTCCAAATTTATTATGGAGAAGCCTTGAGAATTTTTCTACCAATTCATTGTGTCTTGTACTGGCATCACTGCACTATAGTGAGGCTGATTACATAAGAGATTACAACACGTTTTTAAATATTAGATTATGA
- a CDS encoding EamA family transporter yields MNFFYIIGTVVFTVYGQLILKWRISDYGTLPVPFINKVIFLIKLVADPFILSGFLSAFIASLFWMAAMTKFDLSFAYPFMSASFVLVFLFSILLFNEPFSFYKVLGLFFIVLGIVITSRA; encoded by the coding sequence ATGAATTTTTTTTATATCATAGGAACTGTTGTTTTTACCGTTTATGGACAGTTAATTTTAAAATGGCGAATCTCTGATTATGGGACATTGCCTGTTCCATTTATAAATAAAGTTATTTTTTTAATCAAACTGGTGGCAGATCCTTTTATTTTGTCAGGTTTTTTATCGGCATTTATTGCCTCTTTATTTTGGATGGCGGCAATGACAAAATTTGATTTAAGTTTCGCGTATCCTTTTATGAGCGCGTCGTTTGTATTGGTTTTTCTCTTTTCAATACTTTTGTTTAATGAACCTTTTTCGTTTTATAAAGTGTTGGGGCTGTTTTTTATCGTACTTGGCATTGTGATAACAAGCAGAGCATAA